The Collibacillus ludicampi region CCACTCCCGGCAAGTTCAAGACGATTGAGTAGGAACTGTCTTCACCTGGGGCCACAATCATTCCTTCCGCCAATACAGGATCCATTTTTCGCAATAAATCCAGGATCACCCGCCCAAACTCATCATCCCCGACTTTCCCTATTAAGCGGGTAGACACTCCCAAGCGATGCAGACCCAATCCCGTGTTTGAGACTGCTCCTCCTGTTGAAATCGTCACACCTCCGACTTCGTTCAACCGCCCGGGAATAAAAAATTGGGTGGGTGTCTTTCCCTCCGGCAAATCGGGGATCACATCCAAACAGATGTGTCCCGCGACAACGATTTCCGGTTGAATCGATGTCATATACGCCTCCACTCCTTAAGACAATTTGACCGTCTCCCCCGTTTTCTGGGATTGCAACGCGGCGGTAAACAGTGCGTGGCTTACAGCTGTTTCTTCCGGTGTTACACAATGGAGTGGTTGGTGCATTTCGGTTCCGTTCGCGATTTCATCGCAAAATGCCGCCCACATCTGGAGAATGGAATCTGAGAAACCGAATTCAAAAATTCCGCCGGTGATCGTAGGATAAGCAGTTTGGTAAGGAACGTCCACAACGGTCCACACTTGTTCCCCACCCGATGAATAGTCCATCATTTTTACCTGCTTCGGATTTTGAGTGGAGTACTCGATCGATCCATTCATTCCATGAATGCGGAGAAACCATGTATTCGCGTGCCCGGGTGCAATTCGCTTCATCGATAACACCATAGGGAACTCTTCCGAATCCGTTTGGACATCACATGCCAAAATCGCGTTATCCCAAGTTTCGCATGGAACCATTTGACCTTCTTGATTCGGCCGTTCTGTCACCAGATTCGATAATAAAGCCCGGACAGAGTTGGGTTTCCAACCAAAACGTAACGGCAAATGAAGGACGTACATTCCAAGATCGCCCATGCATCCGTATTCACCATTGGTGGCCATTTGCCGTTTCCAGTTAATCGGCTTGTTGGGATCCAAATCGCTACTGTGCCAGAAACCTGCCTCGACTTCGATAATTCTGCCAAGTCTCCCCTCACGGACAAATTGAAACACTTTATAAGCCCCCGGATAAAATGGAATCTCTGAAGAGCAACGAACAACCACTTGCGGATTTTCTTGCAGCGCCTGCAAAATTGCCTGATTAGCCTTTAAATCAATGCCAAACGGTTTTTCACCCAAAAGATGTTTGCCCGCACGGATGATGTCTATGTAAAACTTCTCATGCAAATTGTGGGGAACCGCACAGTAAATGGCCTCAATTTCCGGATTCGCCAATATATCATGGTAATCTTTCGTAACAAATTGAACGGTAGGCACATTTTGTTTAAACCAGTCCATCGCTGCCGGATCCGTGTCACAAACCGCCGTTATCACCGGTTCTACATTCAGTTCTAATAAATGTAACCAACGCGAAGCCGCACTCGCAAATTCGCGTCCCATCAATCCGCATCCAATGACACCGAATCGAATCCTCCTGCGCGTCATCTTGCTTGTGCTCCCTCTCTCAAGATTCCCAATGCTTCATTAACCGTTGCTCCATCATGTACAATAGCCATAAACGCTCGGGTCATCTTGTTGGGATTTTCATGTTGAACCACGTTTCGGCCATATACAATACCGGATGCACCCTGCTGCATCAATTGATGGGTTCGGGTAAGAATCTCTTCTTCCGACGCTTTTCCGCCACCTCTTGGCAAAACTGGCACTCCCGATGCCGCTTCGATCACTTTGTAGTACTCTTCAACGTTATCACACGGGTCCGCTTTGATAATATCGGCTCCCAACTCAACCGCTTGACGAACCAACGGAATAATCTTCGTAATATCTCCGTCTACCATGTATCCGCCGCCTCGATCGTTCGGCTGCATGACGAGGGGTTCCACCATCAATGGCATCCCGTAACGCTCACATTCAGACTTCAATCGAGTCACGTTTGCAACACATTGATGGTACAATTCAGGCTGCTCGGGCAATAAAAACAGGTTCACAACCACACAAGCAGCATCCAGAGCAAGTGCTTGCTCCACAGGCCGATCAATTAACTGGCTGAAAAGATGGCGTGGAAGTTCTTTTCCATAAACGTTGGCCACATCCGTGCGCAAAACAAGCGACGGCTTTTGTTTCCCAGGAATTTTTTGCAGAATTCTCGCCTGTCCGGGGCTTAATTGTATCGCGTCAGGATTTGCTTCAACAATTACCTGAACCGCTTTTTCGATCGATTCAATTCCTGTCAGAAATGCATATTCATTAAAAAAACCATGGTCAATGGCCACATCAAAACATTTTCCGTCCGAAGCAAACAACCGGTTCAATCGTGGTTTTATGAACATGGATACACTCCTTCTGATTGAATAATCTATAAATTACTAACAATTAGATTATAAACACTTTCAAACATAAAAATCAAGTTTATCTCATCAAGAATAAACAATTTCAAACATTAGCATGTAGACCTTGTAACTTCGGTACTTTGCTTACAAGTAGCGAATCAAGAAAGTTCTGTACCTTTATGTCATTTGTTTAGTCGAATAAAGCATCATAAAATGGAAAATATTAAAACGGCCAACCCGATTTACAGGTTGACCGTCAAATACGTCTTTAATAAGGACGTCCTTATTTAGAAACTATCCGGATTAGTAACCTCCTGCTCCAGCTCCGTATCCTGGAACTAGTAAGAAGAACAACACAAAGATGATCAGAAAAACCACTGCCCATTGGGTATAGGTTCCAAATATTCCATACATAATATTACCCCCTTTTCAAAACGTTACATTCATCAGGTTCATCAATTTTGGGCCTTTCAGGACACGCTATAATATCATGGTCACTTAATAAACATAGGGTCGACGGAGAACGCCTGCATAACCCGGACACCCTGGATCGACGATCACGTTCCTTGTCATGGGTACATAATAATGTTGGGGAACATTCACCACGACATGTCTATTGATATAAACAATCGGGTGTACATAAGGAACCATACGCGGAATAAATGAGTTCCGTACGCGGTAACGAGGTGGGCACATGATCGGAGGGCAATTCATGGATAGATATACCTCCCTAAGAGATATTTGGTTTGCATTATATTGAATGCAAACGATCCATTTTTAGAAACGGATAATCGGCCATAAGTTCAAACAGAGGGGATTTTTTCCGAAACCGTGTATGACTTGCCTTTCTTCCGAAACTTGATCGCCTTCAGGCGAGAATGTTGAGTACCATACCCTGCAGAGAAGATGAGAGTATATCCGATATCTCCGCTCGTCGGGAATGTGAAGAATAATCCGGTGGAGTGTATTAAGTGAAGTATAGGATGAAGCAGAGGCGGTTGGGAGGTTGGAGCATATGTACGAGCCCCGACACTTGGCCGGAAAAGCTCTTTTCGAATTTGTGTTAATTCTACTCAAAATCAAAAAAGCATTCTTTGACGATCACCGACGACCTGTGGTACGGCGACGTCTCCATGACTCTGCCTCTGATTCACGTCTCTCAATCTCAGACTCAGCCTCTCGCTCGCGTCTCTCAGTCTCTCGCTCACGTCTCTCAACCTCAGACTCAAACTCTCTCTCGCGTCTCTCGCCCTCAGACTCAAACTCTCTCTCGAGTCTCTCAATCTCAGACTCAGCCTCTCGCTCACGTCTCTCGACCTCAGACTCAGCTTCTCGTCTTGACATATACAAATTCCAGTCCATAAACTCAGCTCCTTTACGATTTTCATAATTACAATATTGAATAAGAAGTCAAACGGAGACAGATGAATGACATATTTTAACGCTGAAATCTGATGTACACGATGCCCATGATAGAAGCGGAGGCGGTTGAACTTCAGACCGAAACCTCATATGCATACTGAACAGCTTATAAGGAAATATTAAGTAAAACCTAAATTTAACAAACCATTATTACTTACGCGGACAGAACCGATGGGATAACGATGAGAAACATTGCCGCTTTATTTTCAATGCTGATGCCTGGATTTGGGCAAATATATAATGGTCAGTTCACGAAAGGTGTCTTCTTTTTAATCGTTGAACACTTTGATAATATATTAGGAAAAATAAGCCAAGCCATTCACCTTGATTTTAACGGATTACATCAACAAGCTGTCGAGGCGGCCAATTTTGAATACTTGTTATTTTACCCTGGATTTTATGCTTATTGCATATGGGACGCATGGTATTACGTAAAACCGAATGCTGACAAGTCAAAAACCGCCATTCCTTTTGTTATTGGTGGTTTCCTTGGAGAGATAGGTGCAATATTGGCGAACCGATTACCCGATAAGTTGAGTCCGATATACTGTGTAAAAATGGTTCAGTAATCTAGCAAAAATTGAGCCATTTCGCTTCCTCTTTGGTAGAATAAGGTTGGCGACTAATCTACTAAGGAGGAATGGAAAATGGCTCAATATCAGATTAACCTAAATGATGAAATTTTGCACGGTTTATTTCAGAGGGATGAAGCGGTAGCTCGATTAATCGAGCAAGTATTGAATCAGGTCCTTCAGGCCCAGGTTACAGAACAGCTGAAAGCAGCTCCGTATGAGCGTACCGAAGAACGTCAAGGATACCGGAATGGTACACTCCCCCATACTCTCACTACACGAGTAGGGACGCTCACGCTTCGCGTTCCAAGACTCCGGAATGGTCAATTCTCTACAGACCTTTTCATGCGCTATCAGCGGAGTGAACAAGCTCTCGTCTTAGCCTTAATGGAAATGGTGGTCAATGGGGTCTCCACCCGTAAGGTAGCCAAAATTACGGAGGAATTGTGTGGAACAGAGTTCTCAAAATCAACGGTGTCGGACTTGTGTAAACGCCTGGATCCCATTGTACATGCCTGGAACAATCGGAACCTTAGAGAGCATACGTATCCCTTTCTCATCGTGGATGCCATGGTTTTAAAAATCCGGGAAGAGGGACGTGTGCGTTCTCGGAGTGTCATGATCGCAACGGGCATTAACGAAGAAGGATATCGTGAAATCCTGGGGCTGATGCTTGGAGACAGCGAATCGGAAGCAAGCTGGACAGAGTTCTTTTCATGGCTCAAAAGCAGAGACTTGCGAGGCGTGGATATCGTCGTCTCGGACAGCCATAGTGGGTTGGTAAATGCCGTAAAAGCGCAATTTCAGGGATGTACGTGGCAACGTTGTCAAACTCATTTTATGCGTAACTTACTGGATGCTACACCCAAGTCCCTACAAGGGGATGTCTATGGGCGTGTAAGAGCGATTCTTGACGCTCCTGACTTAAAAACGGCGAGAGTCTTACTGAACCAGGTGATCGAAGACTATTACGAAAAAGCTCCACGTGCTATGCGGGTGCTTGAAGAAGGATTTGACGATGTGACAGCTGTATTGGAGCTTCCAGAACGTTATCGCAAGCGATTACGCACAACCAATGGCCAGGAGCTCCTGAACGAAGAAATCCGTCGACGCGAGCGGGTGATCCGCATCTTTCCCAATCGAGAGTCCGCCTTACGGCTGCTTGGTGCGTTGCTGATGGAGATGGATGAGAAGTGGAGTACGGGCCGTCGCTACCTGGACATGACTGAGTACTGGGATTGGCGTAAAGTACAGAAAGAGACTTTGAAACAGGCTTCCAAGGTACACCATCTTCGCTAGGCGACCTGTTCTACCAAAGAGGGGATTTTACACACAAATTCGGACTTGATCTAGCTGCCGAGCCTATAAAGGCTCGGTATCTTTTTTCTTTGATTATCTTTCTCTGTTTATATATTGCTTTGTTTTATACCCTCACTGTTCAGGTAAGGTCTATCCTGTATTGTGCAGGTAAGGCTAACCCTCACTGTGCAGCTTTACAGTCGATATCTGCATAGGCGGCGAGGCTAGTCAGTGACTGAAAATTAGATGCGAAATGGAGACGGTATTGGCATACGCTGTCGGTCGACTTACTTTCGAGAGGCACACCGTATCGATGTTGTCGGAGCGTTGTCGGTTATCTGCGTTCGGTTGTTGGCGGTCAATTTCGTGGCCCCGCTATGTACGGTTTACCCCCTCGGGTCCAAAAAATTGTTAGCTATGTGCGGTACGCAGTCGCAAGCGGTCGCATGGGCGGCTTGGGGGGTATACACTTGTTCCGCATCTTAAACCGCCTTCCCTCCGTTCGGAGCCTCGGTTGTCAACTGCCTCGACTCGATGACCTTCATTGTCGCTGCTCTTACCGAGCCGATGTGAGCCGTTAGAGACCGCATACGACATGCTTCCCGAGTGAGAGCCGTTACGCTTTTCGATGTCTGGCCGCTGGCGTGCCTATAGCTTGTGCCGTCTGGTATACCCATGTACTGCGGCTATGTCTGCCGCCCGCTTCGGATAGGTCACGTTTGGATACCGTTACCGCACCGCTTTCTTCCCGCCTGTCTCTGCGGCTTATGCCGAGAGCTATACCGACACCCTTTGTTTTCCGCAACTTAAAGATGCAGAAAAACGCGGCGTTCCGATATACCGCGTTTTTGCATACTAATGCAGGATTGGTCGGGTGTCGTAAACTAACGCCCCCGTTAGTTCAAGGAGAATATACTAATCATTTAATCCCTTTCCATTGAGAATTTGCTGCATACATTTTTCAACCCTTGACTGTCGAGTTTTGGATTGTTTGGGTTCAGAAAAATAAAGAATGTATGCTCTTTGCCGTCCCGGCGTCAATGCTTCAAAAGCAGTTTTCAAGGCAGGGATTTCATCGAATTTATTTTGAAGTTCTACAGGAATTATGAAGTCTGTATTCTTTTTAAAATTCACTTCCAAACCGGCTTTTTCAACTTCAATGGCTTCATAAATATAGGCTTTCAAGATGGTTTCCATTTCAACTATTTCTTGAACATTGGTGAACCGAATCTGGCGCGCCGCCTGTACATTCTCCGTTTGTTGGATTAGAATCCCATGGGCATCCTGTAACAAGGCACCTTTGAAAAACAGAAGCGCACAATATTCTTTAAATCCATGTATTAAAACTATGTTTTTTTTCTCAAACGTGTAACAAGGATGCATCCACTTAAATTCTTCGGTCAGCTCACAGTCAAGAACGATATTTCTCAACTTCTCATATTCTTCCTTCCATTTTTTAGCTTTACTTAAAAATTCATCAACCTTTGGATTCATTCTACTATTTGTCATCAAGGAACACACCCCTCATCAATTTTTCGTTCAGCTGACAGTCAAGCAGACCTGGCTTGGAAAGTTACAGGGAGCTTATGTCGCTATTCTGCCCTAAACTGCAATAAGTGTAGCACACAACTTGCGTATGAATATGCAACAATCATAAATACGTCACCGCCGCGTTTTTCTGCAAATTGAAACTGCGGAATACGACCCTTGACCGCATAGACAGAGCGGTTATACGCTAATTTCTGCGGTCTCGGTGCGTGTGGTTACTTGCGGTCTAACGTGCCTACTCGTGTCGACCTGTGCCGCCCGAGCTTGCGGTCTTGAAATGAAAAAAGGACGTTCTAAACGCCCTTTGCCTCGCTTTGCTTTCGTTCCTTTAAGGCTCTGTAAAGAGTCGCCTTCGTAACGCCTGTAAGCTGCGTAATCTCCGCGACGACTACGCCGCTATCGTAGAGCTTCATCGCTTGTGCGAGCTTGCGTTTGTCGGTTCGGGGCCTGCCTCCGATACGCCCTCTAGCCCTCGCAGATTCTAGACCTGCTTTCGTTCGCTCTACAATCATCTCACGCTCTAGCTCTGCGATAACTCCTATCATCTTGAACATCGCCCGACCTGTCGACGTTGTCGTATCTAATCCATCGCAGATACTCACGAGTTCGACTCCTAGGTCGTTTAGGCGTTCGTAAACCTCGATGAGCTTCTTTGTGGAGCGTGCGAGTCGGTCTAGCTTGTAGACCACGAAAATATCGCCTGCCCTTAACGCATCCAACGCCCTTTCCAGCTCTTGGCGGTCGTCTTTAGCTCCGCTAGCCTTCTCGGTATAGATGCGGTCGCATCCCGCCTCTTTCAATGCGTCGAGCTGCATATCTAGCGATTGGTCTGCGGTCGATACTCGTGCGTAACCGATTTTCATCGTGCCGTCTCCTTCGTTGCTTGGTGTATCACTATCGTATCATAAACGTACGTTTTTGCAACGTAGTTTTTGAGACGGTTTTTGAAACTGTTTTAAGGGCAAAGAGTGCGATAAAAGTATCTCGTTTCAAAAAGGCTCATAAACGAAGGTTTTTGAAACAGGCACTCGCAGATTATAGAATCGGCGTTATTGGGACACGATAGAACACGGCTAGTGGTTGGATTCGCTGCGGCATGTGTGGTAACCGATGCGAGACCCCCCGAGTTTTGGGAGCCGTCCTCGGCAGGAGCGGCGTGCGGTTGTAATCGCAAATATGGCGTAGTCTCCGATGCGATAAGCCCTCTAATTCTCGAAAACGTATGAGCCTGTACGCCTGTAAACCGCTAATGCTCCCGTCCTTAGACCCCCTAAAAAACGCAAAAATGTAAACTATCGTAGACTTGCGGGATAAACTATTTCACCTAGTGAAACGGAGAAAGACGGCGATTTAGCGAGATTTTAAGGTGATTTTTAACCTTGCCGTATTTGGCAATAGGCGTTTACATCGTTATACCTCGTAATCGTATGTACAAAAAAAGACAGCTCGGGCTAGATACTGTTCAATGGTACCTCGCCTTTTGCCGTCTGTTTAATGATGATTTAAAATGCTGTCTCCGCAAACTTTTGATCACTAGTGTTGCATAAATTATAACTGAATTTTCTGCGTTTTAATCTAATGCTATTTTAACAAAATAAGGACAGAGCACGTTAAAGGTAGCCCCGCCCATTTGGTATAATATGTATATTCTAAAAAGAAAGGGTTCCGTTACTGTCCTGTATTCTGGCATGCCGATTCATTGCTGAGATCTCTTACCTTCGCCTTTTTTTCGATGATCTATTGTACTTGAACCATTCTATGTAATCGCACCATAAGAAGGCCTTTAGACTTCGAAGCAACTCCAATAAGCTTTTGGTAGTTTGAATTTGCATCTTCATTAGAATCATCAGACAATAGGTGATCAAAGCAAGATACACTTGGTTCCAAACCGCCGTTTCGGAGAGACCATAAAACGTTTTGATTCTCAAATGTTGTTTCATCCATTTAAAAAACAATTCGATTGCCCATCGTGTACGATATATGTCACTGATCTCTTCTGCTGACAAA contains the following coding sequences:
- a CDS encoding Gfo/Idh/MocA family protein, which produces MTRRRIRFGVIGCGLMGREFASAASRWLHLLELNVEPVITAVCDTDPAAMDWFKQNVPTVQFVTKDYHDILANPEIEAIYCAVPHNLHEKFYIDIIRAGKHLLGEKPFGIDLKANQAILQALQENPQVVVRCSSEIPFYPGAYKVFQFVREGRLGRIIEVEAGFWHSSDLDPNKPINWKRQMATNGEYGCMGDLGMYVLHLPLRFGWKPNSVRALLSNLVTERPNQEGQMVPCETWDNAILACDVQTDSEEFPMVLSMKRIAPGHANTWFLRIHGMNGSIEYSTQNPKQVKMMDYSSGGEQVWTVVDVPYQTAYPTITGGIFEFGFSDSILQMWAAFCDEIANGTEMHQPLHCVTPEETAVSHALFTAALQSQKTGETVKLS
- a CDS encoding class I fructose-bisphosphate aldolase, with amino-acid sequence MFIKPRLNRLFASDGKCFDVAIDHGFFNEYAFLTGIESIEKAVQVIVEANPDAIQLSPGQARILQKIPGKQKPSLVLRTDVANVYGKELPRHLFSQLIDRPVEQALALDAACVVVNLFLLPEQPELYHQCVANVTRLKSECERYGMPLMVEPLVMQPNDRGGGYMVDGDITKIIPLVRQAVELGADIIKADPCDNVEEYYKVIEAASGVPVLPRGGGKASEEEILTRTHQLMQQGASGIVYGRNVVQHENPNKMTRAFMAIVHDGATVNEALGILREGAQAR
- a CDS encoding IS256 family transposase — protein: MAQYQINLNDEILHGLFQRDEAVARLIEQVLNQVLQAQVTEQLKAAPYERTEERQGYRNGTLPHTLTTRVGTLTLRVPRLRNGQFSTDLFMRYQRSEQALVLALMEMVVNGVSTRKVAKITEELCGTEFSKSTVSDLCKRLDPIVHAWNNRNLREHTYPFLIVDAMVLKIREEGRVRSRSVMIATGINEEGYREILGLMLGDSESEASWTEFFSWLKSRDLRGVDIVVSDSHSGLVNAVKAQFQGCTWQRCQTHFMRNLLDATPKSLQGDVYGRVRAILDAPDLKTARVLLNQVIEDYYEKAPRAMRVLEEGFDDVTAVLELPERYRKRLRTTNGQELLNEEIRRRERVIRIFPNRESALRLLGALLMEMDEKWSTGRRYLDMTEYWDWRKVQKETLKQASKVHHLR
- a CDS encoding recombinase family protein yields the protein MKIGYARVSTADQSLDMQLDALKEAGCDRIYTEKASGAKDDRQELERALDALRAGDIFVVYKLDRLARSTKKLIEVYERLNDLGVELVSICDGLDTTTSTGRAMFKMIGVIAELEREMIVERTKAGLESARARGRIGGRPRTDKRKLAQAMKLYDSGVVVAEITQLTGVTKATLYRALKERKQSEAKGV
- a CDS encoding YdeI/OmpD-associated family protein; the encoded protein is MTNSRMNPKVDEFLSKAKKWKEEYEKLRNIVLDCELTEEFKWMHPCYTFEKKNIVLIHGFKEYCALLFFKGALLQDAHGILIQQTENVQAARQIRFTNVQEIVEMETILKAYIYEAIEVEKAGLEVNFKKNTDFIIPVELQNKFDEIPALKTAFEALTPGRQRAYILYFSEPKQSKTRQSRVEKCMQQILNGKGLND